The following is a genomic window from Psychrobacter immobilis.
AATGACCCAAGCCAATGAGCAAGCCGCGTATGACGATAACAATATCTTTGCCAAAATGCTAAACGGTGACATTCCCTATCACAAAGTTTATGAAGATGATAAAACCCTTGCTTTTATGGATATCATGCCACAAGCAGAGGGGCATGTGCTGGTGATTCCTAAGCAAAAAGCCGTTGATTTGGCGGATCTTGAACCAGAGTATGCCGCAGCGGTGTTAATGACCGCTAAAAAAGTCATGCAAGCACAGCGTCAAGTGTTTGCGCGTGAAGGCATTATTCAGATGCAATTAAATGGTAGCGAGGCGGGTCAAACCGTTTTTCATTATCACGTGCATCTCATTCCATCGAGTATTCATCAGCTCGGTCGACATGCAGTGACCCAAGCTGATCACACAGAACTGGCTGAAACGGCTAAGCAACTTGCTGCTACCATTACTGTTTAGTAATAAAAAAACGAGATAGCTGTCGAATTAACAAGCAAAACGTAAATTGTTCCAGAATAAAATAAAAAAGTCGCTAACAAGCGGCCTTTTTTATTACTTGGTAATAGTCATGTAACAATCGTTAAAGTCATG
Proteins encoded in this region:
- a CDS encoding HIT family protein, which codes for MTQANEQAAYDDNNIFAKMLNGDIPYHKVYEDDKTLAFMDIMPQAEGHVLVIPKQKAVDLADLEPEYAAAVLMTAKKVMQAQRQVFAREGIIQMQLNGSEAGQTVFHYHVHLIPSSIHQLGRHAVTQADHTELAETAKQLAATITV